One Candidatus Methanomethylicota archaeon DNA window includes the following coding sequences:
- a CDS encoding (2Fe-2S)-binding protein, whose protein sequence is MKNIRFQLNGEWVEVEAEENMTLLDLLRRRLQITSVKRGCERGECGVCTVLLDDKPVYSCLTPALKAEDKSIITVEYLSKNGKLHPIQEAFIKSGAVQCGFCTPAFILTTYALLEKNKNPSEEEIKRAFDGIICRCTGYVKIIEAVKIASEIYNQKS, encoded by the coding sequence ATGAAAAACATTAGATTCCAATTGAATGGAGAATGGGTGGAAGTGGAAGCTGAGGAAAACATGACCCTACTAGACTTGCTGAGGAGGAGATTGCAAATAACCAGCGTTAAGAGGGGGTGTGAGAGAGGGGAATGCGGTGTATGCACGGTACTACTTGATGATAAACCAGTATACTCATGCTTAACACCAGCCCTAAAAGCTGAAGATAAAAGCATAATAACAGTGGAATACCTATCCAAGAATGGGAAACTCCACCCAATACAAGAAGCATTCATAAAATCAGGTGCAGTTCAATGTGGATTCTGCACACCAGCATTCATACTAACAACATACGCCCTACTGGAAAAGAATAAGAATCCAAGCGAAGAGGAGATCAAAAGAGCATTTGATGGAATTATATGTAGATGTACAGGTTATGTGAAGATAATTGAAGCTGTTAAAATAGCCTCAGAAATATACAACCAAAAATCATAA